The following are encoded together in the Streptomyces sp. NBC_00358 genome:
- a CDS encoding S1 family peptidase has protein sequence MFGLDRAKKTAAVCAAAAAAATTTLLGAPSAAAAPQPIVGGTTTTTTAYPFMMQITDASQNQFCGGTLVAANKVVTAAHCMAGESTSSVRVVGGRTYLNGTNGTVSKVSKIWINPGYTDATNGDDVAVLTLATSMSYTPAKYVSSSDTGLYATGATARIVGWGTTSENGSSSNQLRTATVPIVSDSSCSSSYGSDFVASDMVCAGYASGGVDTCQGDSGGPLLIGGVLAGITSWGEGCAEAGYPGVYTRLATFSSLVTTQVNS, from the coding sequence ATGTTCGGGCTCGACCGCGCCAAAAAGACCGCCGCCGTCTGTGCGGCGGCCGCCGCAGCCGCCACGACCACGCTGCTCGGCGCCCCCTCCGCCGCAGCCGCGCCCCAGCCGATCGTCGGCGGCACGACGACCACGACCACCGCGTACCCGTTCATGATGCAGATCACCGACGCCTCGCAGAACCAGTTCTGCGGCGGCACCCTGGTTGCCGCCAACAAGGTCGTGACGGCCGCCCACTGCATGGCCGGAGAGTCCACCAGCAGCGTCCGTGTGGTCGGCGGCAGAACCTACCTCAACGGTACGAACGGCACCGTCAGCAAGGTCAGCAAGATCTGGATCAACCCCGGCTACACGGACGCCACCAACGGCGACGACGTGGCCGTGCTCACCCTCGCCACGTCGATGTCGTACACCCCGGCGAAGTACGTCTCCTCCTCGGACACCGGCCTCTACGCGACCGGAGCCACCGCCCGCATCGTCGGCTGGGGCACCACCTCGGAGAACGGCAGCTCCTCCAACCAACTGCGCACCGCGACCGTCCCGATCGTGTCCGACTCCAGCTGCTCCAGCTCGTACGGCTCCGACTTCGTGGCCTCCGACATGGTGTGCGCCGGCTACGCCTCCGGCGGGGTGGACACCTGCCAGGGCGACAGCGGCGGCCCGCTGCTCATCGGCGGCGTGCTGGCCGGCATCACCTCCTGGGGCGAGGGCTGCGCGGAGGCCGGCTACCCGGGCGTCTACACCCGCCTCGCCACGTTCTCCAGCCTCGTGACCACACAGGTCAACTCGTAG
- a CDS encoding magnesium and cobalt transport protein CorA: MSERRARQASKNRKSPRDTGRPAEADVSAGAKAAKATRMSVWRRALTPPSAPAPRPPTTDPSLPAPDPAEVASVVQAALYRDGVRVSTPASLAETFRELREQPDGMAWIGLARPTETELLSLAAEFDLHPLAVEDALEAHQRPKLERYGETLFVVLSAARYLDAVEEVDFGELHVFVGPDFVITVRHGAAPDLSAVRRRMEGSPELLRLGPEAVLYAILDSVVDGYAPVVTGVQNDIDEIETEVFRGDPAVSRRIYELSREMVEFQRATRPLVGMLHSLMAGFAKYRTDEELQRYLRDVADHVTHTSERVDGFRQALTDILTVNATLVTQQQNAEMRALAEAGFEQNEEIKKISSWAAILFAPTLVGTIYGMNFDRMPELHWVLGYPFAILLMAVVCTSLYVIFKRKDWL; encoded by the coding sequence ATGTCCGAGCGACGCGCCCGCCAAGCCTCGAAGAACCGGAAGAGCCCGAGGGACACGGGCCGCCCGGCGGAGGCGGACGTCTCCGCGGGTGCGAAGGCTGCGAAGGCCACCCGGATGTCCGTCTGGCGGCGCGCCCTGACCCCGCCGTCCGCGCCGGCCCCGCGGCCTCCAACGACCGACCCCTCCCTTCCCGCGCCCGATCCCGCCGAGGTCGCCAGCGTGGTCCAGGCCGCGCTGTACCGCGACGGGGTGCGGGTGTCGACCCCCGCGTCGCTGGCCGAGACCTTCCGTGAACTGCGCGAGCAGCCGGACGGTATGGCGTGGATCGGCCTGGCCCGTCCGACGGAGACCGAACTCCTTTCGCTGGCTGCCGAGTTCGACCTTCATCCGCTGGCCGTCGAGGACGCGCTGGAGGCGCATCAGCGCCCGAAGCTGGAGCGTTACGGCGAGACGCTCTTCGTCGTCCTGAGCGCCGCCCGCTATCTGGACGCGGTCGAGGAGGTCGACTTCGGCGAGCTGCACGTGTTCGTGGGACCGGACTTCGTGATCACGGTCCGGCACGGCGCGGCGCCGGACCTCTCGGCGGTGCGCCGCCGCATGGAGGGCAGCCCGGAACTGCTGAGGCTCGGCCCCGAGGCCGTCCTCTACGCGATCCTCGACTCCGTCGTCGACGGGTACGCCCCGGTGGTCACCGGCGTCCAGAACGACATCGACGAGATCGAGACCGAGGTCTTCCGCGGCGACCCCGCGGTGTCCCGCCGCATCTACGAACTCTCCCGCGAGATGGTCGAGTTCCAGCGCGCCACCCGTCCGCTGGTGGGCATGCTGCACAGCCTGATGGCGGGCTTCGCCAAGTACCGCACGGACGAGGAGCTCCAGCGCTATCTGCGCGACGTCGCCGACCACGTCACCCACACCAGCGAACGCGTCGACGGTTTCCGCCAGGCCCTCACCGACATCCTCACCGTCAACGCGACCCTGGTCACCCAGCAGCAGAACGCCGAGATGCGGGCGTTGGCGGAGGCGGGCTTCGAACAGAACGAGGAGATCAAGAAGATCTCCTCCTGGGCGGCGATCCTGTTCGCCCCGACGCTGGTCGGCACCATCTACGGCATGAACTTCGACCGCATGCCGGAGCTGCACTGGGTGCTCGGGTACCCCTTCGCGATCCTCCTGATGGCGGTCGTCTGCACCAGTCTGTACGTCATCTTCAAGCGGAAGGACTGGCTCTGA
- a CDS encoding AMP-binding protein encodes MTATTGRADAFRAARDFLLEHRADYTTAYEGFGWPRPEHFNWALDWFDAIARDNDRTALHIVEEDGGSVEVSFAAMSERSDRVANWLRDRGVRAEDRVLVMLGNQVELWETALAAMKLRAVVIPATPLLGPADLADRVERGRVRHIVVRAEDTAKFDEVPGDYTRIAVGGSRPGWQSYEETAAADPVFEPDGPTHADDPLMLYFTSGTTAQPKLVEHTHVSYPIGHLATMYWIGLRPGDVHLNISSPGWAKHAWSNLFAPWNAEATVFLYNYTRFDAARLMAEMDRAGVTTFCAPPTVWRMLIQADLSLLRTPPREVVAAGEPLNPEVIEQVRRAWGVTVRDGFGQTETAVQVSNSPGQPLKTGSMGRPSPGFRVELLDPVSGAPGASEGEISLDLSEHPVGLMTGYHGDPDRTAEAMAGGYYRTGDIGSRDADGYITYVGRADDVFKASDYKISPFELESALLEHEAVAEAAVVPAPDELRLAVPKAYIVLAAGYEPGPDTAKLLFEHARSVLAPYKRIRRLEFGELPKTVSGKIRRIELREATAAGSDAEYREEDFR; translated from the coding sequence ATGACGGCGACAACGGGCAGGGCGGACGCGTTCCGTGCCGCGCGGGACTTCCTGCTGGAGCACCGCGCGGACTACACCACGGCCTACGAGGGGTTCGGCTGGCCCCGCCCGGAGCACTTCAACTGGGCCCTCGACTGGTTCGACGCCATCGCGCGGGACAACGACCGCACCGCCCTGCACATCGTGGAGGAGGACGGCGGGAGTGTCGAGGTCTCCTTCGCCGCGATGTCCGAGCGCTCCGACCGGGTGGCCAACTGGCTGCGGGACCGGGGCGTGCGGGCCGAGGACCGCGTCCTCGTCATGCTCGGCAACCAGGTCGAGCTGTGGGAGACGGCGCTGGCCGCGATGAAACTGCGCGCCGTCGTCATCCCGGCCACCCCGCTGCTCGGCCCCGCCGACCTGGCCGACCGGGTCGAACGCGGCAGGGTGCGGCACATCGTCGTCCGGGCCGAGGACACCGCGAAGTTCGACGAGGTGCCCGGCGACTACACCCGTATCGCGGTCGGCGGCAGCCGCCCCGGCTGGCAGTCGTACGAGGAGACGGCAGCCGCCGATCCCGTCTTCGAGCCCGACGGCCCCACGCACGCGGACGACCCCCTGATGCTCTACTTCACCTCGGGCACCACCGCTCAGCCCAAGCTCGTGGAGCACACCCACGTCTCGTACCCGATCGGGCACCTGGCCACCATGTACTGGATCGGGCTCCGGCCGGGGGACGTCCATCTGAACATCTCCTCACCCGGCTGGGCCAAGCACGCCTGGTCGAACCTCTTCGCGCCGTGGAACGCGGAGGCGACCGTCTTCCTGTACAACTACACGCGCTTCGACGCGGCCCGTCTGATGGCCGAGATGGACCGGGCCGGCGTCACCACCTTCTGCGCCCCGCCCACCGTGTGGCGCATGCTCATCCAGGCCGATCTGAGCCTGCTGCGGACCCCGCCGCGCGAGGTCGTCGCCGCGGGCGAGCCGCTGAACCCCGAGGTCATCGAGCAGGTGCGGCGCGCCTGGGGCGTCACCGTCCGGGACGGCTTCGGGCAGACCGAGACCGCCGTCCAGGTCTCCAACAGCCCCGGTCAGCCCCTCAAGACCGGCTCCATGGGCCGGCCCAGCCCCGGCTTCCGCGTCGAACTGCTCGACCCGGTCTCCGGCGCGCCCGGCGCCTCGGAGGGCGAGATCTCCCTCGATCTGTCCGAGCACCCCGTGGGCCTGATGACCGGCTACCACGGCGACCCCGACCGTACGGCGGAGGCGATGGCCGGCGGCTACTACCGCACCGGGGACATCGGCTCGCGCGACGCCGACGGCTACATCACCTACGTCGGCCGGGCCGACGACGTGTTCAAGGCCTCCGACTACAAGATCTCGCCCTTCGAGCTGGAGAGCGCGCTCCTGGAGCACGAGGCGGTCGCCGAGGCCGCCGTGGTCCCGGCCCCCGACGAACTGCGCCTGGCCGTCCCGAAGGCGTACATCGTCCTGGCCGCCGGTTACGAGCCGGGCCCCGACACCGCCAAACTGCTCTTCGAGCACGCGCGCTCGGTCCTCGCGCCGTACAAGCGCATCCGCCGCCTGGAGTTCGGCGAGCTGCCCAAGACCGTCTCCGGCAAGATCCGCCGGATCGAGCTGCGCGAGGCCACGGCCGCCGGCTCGGACGCCGAGTACCGCGAGGAGGACTTCCGGTGA
- the pssA gene encoding CDP-diacylglycerol--serine O-phosphatidyltransferase, which produces MSETEAPSAPLRSPTRLSVADVLTLGNAVCGFASVYFTTTAVLIPHLSSDERAGTMRQGAAAAVMLVLLASLFDLCDGLVARRFRSSGMGAELDNLSDLISFGLSPAYFVVVWGIVSGFPLMPVVAAAVAVLLAGLLRLARFSVTEMRDGMFQGMPIPFAALTVLSLSLLELPFVLTILSVLAVAWLMVSRIEYPKPSGRWAVLTVCWIVVNVGCLVSWAAGAPGAEGTMVIGCMLQVALAALLPVVALALHISNRRTPSEA; this is translated from the coding sequence GTGAGTGAGACGGAGGCGCCGAGCGCTCCCCTGAGATCTCCGACGCGGCTGTCGGTCGCGGACGTCCTGACCTTGGGCAACGCCGTGTGCGGCTTCGCCTCGGTCTACTTCACGACGACCGCGGTGCTGATTCCCCACCTGTCCAGCGACGAACGGGCCGGCACCATGCGCCAGGGTGCGGCCGCGGCGGTGATGCTCGTCCTGCTCGCCTCGCTCTTCGATCTGTGCGACGGACTCGTCGCCCGCCGCTTCCGCAGCTCGGGCATGGGTGCCGAACTGGACAACCTCTCGGACCTGATCAGCTTCGGCCTCTCGCCCGCCTATTTCGTGGTGGTGTGGGGCATCGTGAGCGGATTCCCCCTGATGCCGGTCGTGGCGGCCGCGGTGGCGGTCCTGCTCGCCGGGCTGCTCCGGCTGGCCCGCTTCTCCGTCACGGAGATGCGCGACGGCATGTTCCAGGGGATGCCCATCCCCTTCGCGGCACTGACCGTGCTCAGCCTCTCCCTGCTCGAACTGCCTTTCGTGCTCACGATCCTGAGCGTGCTGGCGGTCGCCTGGCTGATGGTCAGCCGCATCGAGTATCCGAAGCCCAGCGGACGGTGGGCGGTGCTCACGGTCTGCTGGATCGTGGTGAACGTCGGCTGTCTCGTCTCCTGGGCGGCCGGCGCGCCCGGAGCGGAAGGGACGATGGTGATCGGCTGCATGCTGCAGGTGGCGCTGGCGGCTCTGCTGCCCGTCGTGGCCCTGGCCCTCCACATTTCGAACCGGCGTACGCCCTCGGAGGCGTAG
- a CDS encoding winged helix DNA-binding domain-containing protein, with protein MTKTTTTAPVLGTRALNRATLDRQLLLRRSPLSATAAVEHLVGLQAQNVKPPYYALAARVDGFRPERLSAAMEARDVVRIVTMRSTIHTHTAEDALTLRPLVQAARDRELGQFRTGLTGVDLDRLAAISRELVEAEPRTMKELREALLAEWPDADPFALSIAARCTLPLVQVTPRGLWGRSGQVALTTAEHWLGRPAEPAPAADATVLRYLAAFGPASVKDMQTWAGLTRLREVFERLRPRLATFRDENGVELFDLPDASRPDADTPAPPRFLPEFDNLLLSHADRSRVVPADLKGRTWQGNQAYCTLLVDGFLAGLWKLEEGALVVEPFGGLTKTQRHEVTEEGERMLAAMHEGEGYEVRFGTVARP; from the coding sequence ATGACGAAGACGACCACGACGGCCCCCGTGCTCGGCACCCGCGCCCTCAACCGCGCGACCCTCGACCGTCAGCTCCTGCTGCGCCGCTCCCCGCTGTCCGCGACGGCCGCCGTCGAGCACCTCGTAGGTCTCCAGGCGCAGAACGTGAAGCCGCCGTACTACGCCCTCGCCGCCCGGGTGGACGGTTTCCGGCCCGAGCGGTTGTCGGCCGCCATGGAGGCGCGCGACGTCGTCCGCATCGTCACCATGCGCTCCACCATCCACACGCACACCGCCGAGGACGCCCTCACCCTGCGCCCGCTGGTGCAGGCCGCCCGGGACCGGGAACTGGGCCAGTTCCGCACGGGGCTCACCGGTGTCGACCTGGACCGGCTCGCCGCGATCAGCCGTGAGCTGGTGGAGGCCGAGCCGCGCACCATGAAGGAGCTGCGCGAGGCGCTGCTCGCCGAGTGGCCCGACGCCGACCCGTTCGCGCTGTCGATCGCGGCCCGCTGCACCCTGCCGCTCGTCCAGGTCACCCCGCGCGGGCTGTGGGGCCGCAGCGGCCAGGTCGCCCTCACCACCGCCGAGCACTGGCTGGGCCGCCCCGCCGAGCCGGCCCCGGCGGCCGACGCCACCGTGCTGCGCTACCTCGCCGCGTTCGGGCCCGCCTCGGTCAAGGACATGCAGACCTGGGCCGGTCTGACCCGGCTCCGCGAGGTGTTCGAACGGCTCCGGCCCCGCCTGGCGACGTTCCGTGACGAGAACGGCGTGGAACTCTTCGACCTCCCCGACGCGTCCCGGCCCGACGCGGACACCCCCGCGCCGCCCCGCTTCCTGCCCGAGTTCGACAATCTGCTGCTGTCCCACGCCGACCGCTCCCGGGTCGTCCCGGCCGACCTCAAGGGGCGTACCTGGCAGGGCAATCAGGCCTACTGCACCCTGCTCGTCGACGGATTCCTGGCCGGCCTGTGGAAGCTGGAGGAGGGCGCGCTCGTCGTCGAACCCTTCGGCGGACTCACGAAGACGCAGCGGCACGAGGTCACGGAGGAGGGGGAGCGGATGCTCGCGGCGATGCACGAGGGGGAGGGGTACGAGGTCCGGTTCGGCACGGTCGCCCGGCCCTGA
- a CDS encoding helix-turn-helix transcriptional regulator: MTVRGDFKEPARPRPDLVIGREELFAGAREQLSGGGSVLVHGPAGIGKSTVLRALAAECAESARTVLRCSATESESHLPFLALADLLGLVVDEIADRLPAPQRTALESALTGRGESTLQRDGLALRLAVLSAFRALAARGPVLIVADDLQWLDPASAELLGFAARRLGGTPVRMLCAVRTETEPQTQDHDRFLRASVPETLALRVAPLARAQVAELLRQRGYTGLPRSTVRDIHRTSGGNPLFALELGRALAESPTRPSPGEPLPVPTSLRALVLSRLDMLSAEARRTLLVVSAGARPTLALLHAAGRENAEAETASAAALGLLATERETPGIRFAHPLVSAALYAEADAQERRAAHAALSRAASDPIERARHLALATTGTDPAVAARLGEAAAAARDRGAPSVAVGLGLLAARHSPADTRPGPDERRLQAAEDALTAGETDLARDIARQVLSRATAPAERVRAWMVVVDAAGQAMSEIDAVFPQALADAGDDPGLLALVRYQLAWRALLMDGEMTKSREEAAHAARLAARAGDRRTELLALGFQAQMETLMGHPDAPSTIQRAMREPQDPRVACDHNGAGAARFRWLVMGDRLAEARTAITALLREAQRRGMVESELHFLRGLAETELRSGHCGRALDLARESLRLARDTGIGEAATAMFTSLAEAAGGDLDRALALAHEAVDRAEEDGDLVYLSRALGALGHAQLVAGDAADAVHSLRRVRELEEGLGVVDPARGRWHGDLAEALVRIGETAEAQDVIDVTRRRALRLERESVLAVLDRAEALVRAARGEQGPAERQLASAQDRLAKLGYGLEEARAAYALAGLRTLRPGPTSYDEAARLFRRCRALPWLRQVETASAPPPVAPPLASAALDTLAATERQVAALVMEGATNREIAARLFISVKTVEATLTRVYRKLGIRSRVDIVRLAAERRPG, translated from the coding sequence GTGACCGTGCGAGGGGACTTCAAGGAACCTGCGAGACCGCGCCCCGACCTGGTCATCGGCCGGGAGGAACTCTTCGCGGGGGCCCGTGAGCAGCTCTCGGGCGGCGGCAGTGTGCTCGTGCACGGGCCGGCGGGAATAGGAAAGTCGACCGTCCTGCGGGCGTTGGCCGCCGAATGCGCCGAATCGGCACGGACCGTCTTGCGGTGCTCGGCCACCGAGTCCGAATCCCATCTCCCCTTCCTCGCACTGGCCGACCTCCTCGGTCTGGTCGTCGACGAGATCGCCGACCGGCTGCCCGCCCCGCAGCGCACCGCCCTGGAGTCGGCGCTCACCGGGCGCGGCGAATCCACCCTCCAGCGCGACGGTCTCGCACTGCGCCTCGCGGTGCTGTCGGCGTTCCGCGCCCTGGCCGCCCGGGGGCCGGTGCTGATCGTCGCCGACGATCTGCAGTGGCTGGACCCGGCCAGCGCCGAACTGCTGGGCTTCGCCGCCCGCAGACTCGGCGGCACGCCCGTCCGCATGCTCTGCGCGGTCCGTACGGAGACCGAGCCGCAGACGCAGGACCACGACCGCTTCCTCCGCGCGTCCGTGCCGGAGACCCTGGCCCTGCGGGTCGCCCCGCTGGCCCGCGCCCAGGTGGCCGAACTCCTCCGCCAGCGCGGCTACACCGGCCTGCCCCGCTCCACCGTGCGGGACATCCACCGCACCAGCGGCGGCAACCCGCTCTTCGCCCTGGAGCTGGGCCGCGCCCTCGCCGAGTCCCCGACCCGGCCGTCCCCCGGCGAGCCGCTGCCCGTCCCGACGTCGCTGCGCGCGCTCGTCCTCAGCCGGCTGGACATGCTGTCCGCCGAGGCCCGCCGCACCCTGCTCGTGGTGAGCGCGGGAGCCCGTCCGACGCTGGCCCTGCTGCACGCCGCAGGCCGGGAGAACGCCGAGGCGGAGACCGCCTCGGCCGCCGCCCTCGGGCTCCTCGCCACCGAACGCGAGACACCCGGCATACGGTTCGCGCACCCCCTCGTCTCGGCCGCCCTGTACGCGGAGGCCGACGCCCAGGAGCGGCGGGCCGCGCACGCCGCACTGTCCCGGGCGGCCTCCGACCCCATCGAACGGGCCCGGCACCTCGCCCTGGCCACCACCGGCACGGACCCCGCGGTCGCGGCCCGGCTCGGCGAGGCCGCGGCCGCCGCCCGTGACCGCGGCGCCCCCTCCGTCGCCGTCGGGCTCGGGCTGCTCGCCGCCCGGCACAGCCCGGCCGACACCCGGCCGGGCCCGGACGAACGGCGCCTGCAGGCGGCCGAGGACGCGCTGACGGCCGGGGAGACGGACCTCGCGCGGGACATCGCGCGCCAGGTGCTGTCCCGGGCCACCGCGCCCGCCGAGCGGGTCCGGGCCTGGATGGTCGTCGTCGACGCCGCGGGACAGGCCATGTCCGAGATCGACGCCGTCTTCCCGCAGGCGCTCGCCGACGCGGGTGACGACCCGGGGCTGCTCGCCCTCGTCCGCTACCAACTCGCCTGGCGGGCCCTACTCATGGATGGCGAGATGACCAAGTCCCGTGAGGAGGCCGCCCACGCGGCGCGGCTCGCGGCACGCGCCGGGGACCGGCGGACCGAACTCCTGGCCCTCGGTTTCCAGGCGCAGATGGAGACGCTGATGGGGCACCCGGACGCGCCCTCGACGATCCAGCGGGCGATGCGCGAACCGCAGGACCCCCGGGTCGCCTGCGACCACAACGGCGCCGGGGCCGCCCGCTTCCGCTGGCTCGTCATGGGCGACCGGCTCGCCGAGGCCCGTACGGCGATCACCGCGCTGCTGCGCGAGGCGCAGCGGCGCGGCATGGTCGAGAGCGAGTTGCACTTCCTGCGCGGCCTGGCCGAGACGGAACTGCGTTCCGGCCACTGCGGCCGCGCCCTCGACCTGGCCCGGGAGAGCCTTCGGCTGGCCCGCGACACCGGCATCGGCGAGGCGGCCACCGCCATGTTCACCTCGCTCGCCGAGGCGGCGGGCGGCGATCTGGACCGGGCGCTCGCCCTCGCCCACGAGGCCGTGGACCGCGCCGAGGAGGACGGCGACCTCGTCTACCTCTCGCGCGCCCTGGGCGCCCTCGGGCACGCCCAGCTCGTCGCCGGGGACGCGGCGGACGCGGTCCACTCGCTGCGCCGGGTGAGGGAGTTGGAGGAGGGACTCGGTGTCGTCGACCCCGCCCGCGGCCGCTGGCACGGGGACCTCGCCGAGGCCCTGGTCAGGATCGGCGAGACCGCGGAGGCACAGGACGTCATCGACGTGACCCGCCGGCGCGCGCTGCGGCTGGAGCGCGAGAGCGTGCTCGCCGTACTCGACCGCGCCGAGGCCCTGGTCCGCGCCGCGCGCGGTGAACAGGGGCCTGCGGAACGCCAGTTGGCATCGGCCCAGGACCGCCTCGCCAAACTGGGCTACGGCCTGGAGGAGGCCCGCGCCGCGTACGCCCTCGCCGGTCTGCGTACCCTCCGGCCGGGGCCCACCTCCTACGACGAGGCGGCGCGGTTGTTCCGCCGGTGCCGTGCGCTGCCCTGGCTCCGCCAGGTCGAGACGGCGTCCGCGCCCCCTCCGGTCGCGCCGCCCCTCGCCTCCGCCGCCCTCGACACCCTCGCGGCGACCGAGCGCCAGGTGGCCGCCCTCGTCATGGAGGGCGCCACCAACCGTGAGATCGCGGCGCGCCTGTTCATCAGCGTCAAGACCGTGGAGGCCACGCTCACCCGGGTGTACCGGAAGCTGGGGATACGGTCGCGGGTCGACATCGTACGGCTGGCGGCGGAACGCAGACCCGGCTGA
- a CDS encoding MFS transporter, which yields MTADGGARGLRAIAAGVRNSSAAERTLVASCLSDSMGTGLFAGLAAVFFTRVAGLSTTQFTLGLSLAGAVGFLLTLPTGIVGDRMGARRTLIVINLWRAVGFAGYVLVTSFPAYLVVVLLTAVADRTAGGVSQALVADVAGDERRIKLMAVVRSTRNVGYALGGLAAGVAIAAGSTLLYRCTLLAISLFYVLCAGLLMRIREKHRVTTYRKSKRSWAFRDRRYVAFTGLNSVLSLHVTTLNVLLPLWILSTPSLPDSLVSLPLILNTVLVSLLQLPATRHISDVARAGRAALAAAVLTALAGAAFLATRWWDRTSVVAVAVLLAGVLALTWAEMWQSASSWQISMDLAPEADRSQFLSTFNLSTTAERVLGPALLPVLVMSGRSWGWLVLGALVLASGVATWWLSRLHDRGPFPHRDSEPLPQLR from the coding sequence GTGACCGCCGACGGGGGCGCCCGCGGCCTGCGGGCGATCGCCGCGGGTGTGCGCAACAGCTCCGCCGCCGAGCGCACGCTGGTGGCGAGCTGTCTGTCCGACTCCATGGGCACCGGTCTGTTCGCCGGGCTCGCCGCCGTCTTCTTCACCCGGGTCGCCGGTCTGAGCACCACTCAGTTCACCCTGGGCCTGTCGCTGGCCGGTGCCGTGGGCTTCCTGCTGACGCTGCCCACGGGCATCGTGGGCGACCGGATGGGCGCGCGCCGCACGCTGATCGTCATCAACCTCTGGCGTGCCGTCGGGTTCGCGGGCTACGTGCTGGTCACGTCCTTCCCGGCCTATCTGGTCGTCGTCCTGCTGACCGCGGTCGCCGACCGTACCGCCGGCGGCGTCAGCCAGGCCCTGGTCGCGGACGTGGCCGGGGACGAGCGCCGCATCAAGCTGATGGCCGTGGTCAGGTCCACCCGCAACGTCGGGTACGCCCTGGGCGGGCTGGCCGCGGGCGTCGCGATCGCCGCGGGCAGCACCCTGCTGTACCGCTGCACGCTCCTGGCGATCTCTCTCTTCTACGTGCTCTGCGCGGGCCTGCTGATGCGCATCCGGGAGAAGCACCGTGTGACGACGTACAGGAAGAGCAAGCGGAGCTGGGCTTTCAGAGACCGCCGCTATGTGGCGTTCACCGGGCTCAACTCGGTGCTCAGCCTGCATGTGACGACGCTGAACGTTCTGCTCCCCCTGTGGATCCTCTCGACCCCGTCCCTGCCGGACTCGCTGGTGTCGCTGCCGCTGATCCTCAACACCGTGCTGGTCTCGCTGCTCCAGCTTCCCGCCACCCGGCACATCTCGGACGTGGCCCGGGCGGGCCGGGCCGCCCTGGCCGCGGCGGTCCTGACGGCTCTGGCCGGCGCGGCCTTCCTGGCCACGCGGTGGTGGGACCGTACGTCGGTCGTGGCGGTCGCTGTCCTGTTGGCCGGGGTGCTGGCGCTGACCTGGGCCGAGATGTGGCAGTCGGCCTCGTCCTGGCAGATCTCCATGGACCTCGCGCCGGAGGCGGACCGGTCCCAGTTCCTGTCGACGTTCAACCTCAGCACCACGGCGGAACGCGTCCTCGGCCCCGCGCTTCTCCCGGTGCTCGTCATGTCGGGCAGATCCTGGGGCTGGCTCGTTCTCGGCGCTCTGGTCCTGGCGTCCGGGGTCGCGACGTGGTGGCTCTCGCGGCTGCACGACCGTGGTCCGTTCCCGCATCGTGACTCGGAGCCGCTCCCACAACTGCGATGA
- a CDS encoding helix-turn-helix transcriptional regulator, with product MRGALARLRRATGLPVAFGGLIDAGGRLVRISELSGTATPALSALAVSSGNGLGGKAVALARPCAVSDYSASRQISHEYDMAVATEGLCSVLAVPVVVRRRVRGVLYGALRTAQPLGDRTFGAAVAAARDVEQALVVRDEARDLLGAVRAAGQAPGEAGGAAWEEVREAHGALRALAPRITDQELRAELLSVCGRLADAATPSAGAARAVGLAPREVDVLACVAAGATNAVAAERLGLRPETVKGYLRSAMRRLGAHTRLEAVVAARRAGVLP from the coding sequence ATGCGGGGCGCGCTGGCGCGGCTGAGACGTGCCACCGGGCTGCCGGTCGCGTTCGGCGGCCTCATCGACGCCGGCGGCCGGCTGGTGCGCATCAGCGAGCTGAGCGGCACGGCGACGCCCGCGCTCAGCGCGCTCGCGGTCTCCTCGGGCAACGGCCTGGGCGGCAAGGCGGTGGCCCTCGCCCGGCCCTGCGCGGTGAGCGACTACTCGGCCTCCCGGCAGATCAGCCACGAGTACGACATGGCGGTGGCCACGGAGGGGCTGTGTTCCGTCCTCGCGGTTCCCGTCGTCGTACGGCGCCGGGTGCGCGGGGTGCTGTACGGCGCCCTGCGGACGGCCCAGCCCCTCGGTGACCGCACGTTCGGGGCGGCCGTCGCGGCGGCCCGGGACGTGGAGCAGGCGCTGGTCGTCCGGGACGAGGCCCGCGATCTGCTCGGCGCCGTCCGTGCGGCCGGCCAGGCGCCGGGAGAGGCGGGAGGCGCGGCGTGGGAGGAGGTGCGCGAGGCGCACGGCGCTCTGCGGGCACTGGCCCCGCGGATCACCGACCAGGAACTGCGGGCCGAACTCCTGTCCGTGTGCGGCCGGTTGGCCGACGCGGCGACACCGTCGGCGGGTGCGGCGCGCGCGGTCGGACTCGCTCCGCGCGAGGTGGATGTGCTCGCCTGCGTCGCGGCGGGCGCGACCAACGCCGTGGCGGCCGAGCGGCTCGGGCTCCGCCCGGAGACGGTGAAGGGATATCTGCGGTCGGCGATGCGCAGGCTCGGCGCGCACACCCGTCTGGAGGCGGTCGTCGCCGCCCGCCGGGCCGGTGTACTGCCCTAG